The Sandaracinus amylolyticus genomic interval GCCCGCGGGCGTGCGCCTCGGCTCACGAACGTTCAGCGACAGGCTTCGGGCACGTCGAGGCCCGTCGCCCGGAGCGACGAGCGGAAGCCCTCGAGCGCACCCTGACAGGCCTCGTCGCGCGCCTGTCCTTCGAGCTCCACGGCGAGCGCGAGCGAGACACACGCCTCGCCCGCCTCGCCGCGTCCCGACGCAGGCAGCGCCGCGACGTACGCCGGACAGCACGACTGCGCGCGAGCGCAGGCGTCGGCAGGCGCGCGCGCGTCGCCCGTCGCCTCCGCGGCCTCGTCGGTCGCGGGCGGCGTCGGGGCGGGAGCGCTCTCGGCGACCGAGGGTGGAGGCGCCGGCTCGGCGGGCGCGCTCTCCGGAGCCGGAGGCGCGCTCTCGCCCGAGCCACAGGCGCTCCACACCACGACCAGCGCGAGCGCCCACCCGCGACGGTCAGCGCGGGGCGGCGCGGACCGCATCGCGCGGCAGGGGCGGCTGCACCTGCTCCGGCTCTCGGCGGGGACGCACGCGCGTGCGGGGGTCGGGACCGCCCGGGCGCACCTCGGGATCGGGCGCCTCGATACGCGGCGGCGGCGCCTCGCGCTGCGGCGGATCGGGGAGCACGACGGTCGCGCCGCCGCCGGTGCGGGGCGGGGGCGTGGTCACCGTCGCGCCGCGGCCACCACCGCGGGGCGCCTCGGGCGCTTCGACCTGACGCGGCGGCGGCGCGGTCACCGTCGCGCGCGGCGGCGGCGCGACCGGCACCTCGGCCTCCTGGCGCGGCGGCGGCGCGGTCACCGTCGCGCGCGGCGGCGGCGCGACCGGCACCTCGGCCTCCTGGCGCGGCGGCGGCGCGGTCACCGTCGCGCGCGGCGGGTCCTGGCGCGGCGGAGGGGTCGTCACGGTGACGCCACCGCGCGGCGGAGGCGTCGTCTCACGAGGCGGCGTGACCACCACGGTGCCACCGCGCGGCGGCGGGGTGGTCTCGCGCGGCGGCGTCACCGTCACGGTCCCGCCCGACGACTGCGGAGGCGGCGTCACCGTCACCGTCCCGCCGCGCGGCGGAGGCGTGACCACCACGGTGCCGCCCGACGACTGCGGAGGCGGCGTCACCGTCACCGTCCCACCGCGCGGCGGCGGCGTCACCGTCACGGTCCCGCCCGACGACTGCGGAGGCGGCGTCACCGTCACCGTCCCGCCGCGCGGCGGAGGCGGCGTCACCACCACCGTCCCGCCCGACGACTGCGGAGGCGGCGTCACCGTCACCGTCCCACCCGCGCGCGGCGGAGGCGTGACCACGACCGTCCCGCCCGACGACTGCGGAGGCGGCGTCACCACGACCGCTCCGCCCGCCCGCGGCGGCGGCGTGACCACCACGGTCCCGCGGTGCCCCGGCGGCGGCGTCACCACGACCTGCCCGTCGCGGCGGCGGCACCCGCCCGGGTCGTACACCCACCCGGCGCCCCGGCGCTCCCAGTGCGGCTGGATGTACGCGCAGTCGGGCTGCGGCTCGAGCCAGTAGCCGTCGACCCACACGTACGTGTTCGCCTGCCACTCCCAGTGCGCCTCGACCCAGATCGCGCCCTGCATCGGCGGGGCGGGCGGCGTCACGACGACGGCGGGGCGGGGCGGCGGCGCGCTCGCCACGATCGTCGCCGAGCCGCGCGCGCGCACGGTCGCGCCACCGCAGCCGGCACCGGCGATCGAGAGCGCCACGAGCAGGAGAGGAACGAGTCGTCTCACGGGTCCTCCGGGGTGAGCCATCCAGACGTCCGGGCGGATTCTCGCCGCTCCCGCCGTCCGGTGCACGCGTTCATCGACGCGCGGTCACCCTGCCCGCTTCACGCGCGAGAGTCACGCGTCACGGGCGAGCCGGGCGCCGGTAGTCGCGCGGCGTCATCCCGACCGGCCGCGCGACGCGCGCCGCGTCGAGCTCGGCGAACGCGCGCTCGAGCGCGATGGTGATCGTCGCGACGTTCTCGGACTCCGCCATCTTCGGGTAGACCCACGCGAGCGCGGTCACGACCCCGCGCATCAGCATGCTCTCGATCACGACGAAGCTGCGCACCGTCAGCGCCGCGACGTCGGGCGCCTGCGCGGCCGTGAGGTCGACGATGCGCTTGCGCGCCTTGGGCGACGGCGCGCCGGTCGCGAACGTGTCGGTGATCAGCACGAAGCGCGTGCGGCTCGCCCGCGCGCGATCGACGACCTCCCCGTGCACCGCGAAGTAGCGCTCGACCAGCGCCTCCGTCGGCTCCCCGAACCACGTCGCGATCACCACCGGCCACGCGCGCGTGTCGACCACCACCGACGACGCGCCGTCGACCACGACGACCGTGCCGCTCTCGCCCCCGCCCTGCCCCATGCGGGGAGCCATCGTACCGGAGGTCGCGTGCCGGGATCACCGACGAAAACGCGCGAGCGCGCGCCCGCGAGACCGCGAGCGCGCGCCCGTTCGTCGATCGTCAGACGATCACTGGCAGGCCGCGGGGACCGCGGTGCCCATCGCGGTGAGCGACTGGCGGTAGCCGTCGATCGCCGCCTGGCAGGCCGGCTCCGCCGACGCGCCCGCCGCCGCCGTCTGGCGCAGCGCATCGCAGGCCGCGCCCGCGCCGCTCGCCGCGCCGCCGGGCATCGCGTTGACGTACGCCGTGCAGCACTCCTGCGCGCGCGCGCAGACGCCGCCGCCGCCGCCCGCCGCGGGCGCCGCTTCGGCCGCAGGGGCCGCCTCGGCCGCGGGCGCCGGAGCCGGCTCGGCCGCGGGCGCCGCCGGAGCCGCCGGAGCCGCCGCCGGGGCCTCGGCCGCCGGTGTCTCGGCCGTCTCCGACGACCCGCACGCGACGAGACCGAGCATGGCGAGCGAGATGGTGAGCTTCGCGATCGTCTTCATTCCTGTCCTCCTGGCTCTCTTCCGGAACGGAAGGCCCACTGCGCGCCCCTCGTGGGGCGCGTGGCGCGAGAAGGCTGCGGGAAGGTCCCGCCTCGCGGGGCGCGCCGGGCCAAGACCAAGAAGCGGACCAGGCGCGAATCCGCGCGGGATGTTGCATTTGTTTCGCGCCGCGCCGCAATGCCCCCCCGCCTCGCGCGCGCCACCTCGTCCCGATCACGCAACGGTTGCTCGCCGCGCGCGCCCCGCGTTCGCCGCAGCACGGCTTCGCTGTCATGCTCGCGCCCGATGTCGCTCCCCGTCCTGCCGTCGGCCCGCCCGCCCGCCGACGACGACGCGGGCCTCGATGCGTCCGACTGGCGCTGGCAGGTCCGCCACGCGATCACCGATCTCGCCGGGCTCGAGGCTGCGCTGGAGCTCACGCCGGAGGAGCGCGAGGGCACCCGACGCGCGCTCGCGGGCGGGTTCCCGATGTCGATCACGCCCTATTACCTCGGGCTCTGCGATCGACGGGATCCCCACTGTCCGATCCGCCTGCAGTGCGTGCCGCGCATCGAGGAGGCGCGCGAGGTCCCCGGCGATCTGCGCGATCCGCTCGGCGAAGAAGCGCACGAGGTCGCGCCGCACCTCGTGCGTCGATATCCCGACCGCGTCCTCTTGATCGCGACCGACCGCTGCTCGGTCTACTGCCGCTTCTGCACGCGCTCGCGCATGGTCGGCCAGGACGGCGGCGTGCGCGCCCTCGAGAAGCTCGAGCCCGCGTTCGCGTGGATCGAGGCGCACCCCGAGATCCACGACGTGATCGTCTCGGGCGGCGACCCGCTGGTCGGCACCGACGCGCGCATCGCAGCCATCCTCGAGCGCCTCGCGCGCATCGAGCACGTGATGGTCGTCCGCATGGCCACGCGCGCGCCTGTCACGTTGCCGCAGCGCATCTCGTCGGATCTGTGTCGGGCGCTGCGATCGCACCCGTCGGTCTGGGTCATGACCCACTTCAACCATCCGAAGGAGCTCTCGCCCGAGTCGCGCGACGCGTGCGCGCGCCTCGTGGATCACGGGATCCCGGTGATGAACCAGAGCGTGCTCCTGCGCGGCGTGAACGACGACGCGCGCACGCTCGAGACGCTCTTCCGAGGCCTGGTGCGCGCGCGCGTCCGGCCCTATTACCTGCTCCAGGCCGACCCGGTCCGCGGCACCTCGCACCTGCGCACGCCGCTGCAGACCGGGATCGACCTCATGGAACGACTGCAGGGACGCGTCGGCGGCATCGCGCTGCCGAAGCTGATCGTCGACACGCCGGGCGGCATGGGGAAGGTGCCGGTCGGACCGGATTGGATCGTGCGGCGCGAGCGCGGTGTCACCACGCTCCGCACGCACCGCGGCGTGGAGGTCGACTACGTCGATCCGCCCTCGCCGCCGAAGGTGTGCGTCCCTGCGGATCGCGATTGAATTCCGAAACCCTGGGTGTATAGCTGGCGCGCCTCACGCGCAGGGGCGCGGCGAGAGCAGGAACCGACGATGCAGAAGGCGCTGACCCTCACGCGGACCTCGATCGGGAAGAAGGCGCTGGTCGCCATCACGGGCGCCATCCTCTTCGGCTTCGTGATCGCCCACCTGATCGGCAACCTGCAGGTCTTCCTCGGCCCCGAGCACCTCAACGCGTACGCCGAGCTCCTGCACTCGATGCCGAAGGCGCTCTGGACGGCGCGCGCCATCCTGCTGCTCGCGCTCGTCGTGCACGTCGGGCTCACGGTGCAGCTCTCGCTCGCGAACAACGCCGCGCGCCCCAGCCGCTACAAGGTCGCGAGCGACGTCGGCGCGCAGGGCCCGCTGCTGCGCTACGCGCGCAAGACGATGATCCTCTCGGGCCCGATCGTGTTCGCGTTCATCGCGTTCCACCTCGCGCACCTGACGATCGGCGCCGACGTCGTCCAGGGCTACCGCTTCGATCCCCACGACGTCTATCTCAACGTCGTCTACGGGTTCCGCAGCATCTGGGTCACGTCGTTCTACGTCTTCGCGAACATCCTGCTCGGCTTCCACCTCTACCAGGGTGGCCACTCGCTGCTGCAGAGCCTCGGCCTCCGCTCGCCGCGCTTCGACCAGCGCATCCGCGGCGCCGCGATGGCGTTCGCCGCGTTCGTGACGCTCGGCAACGTGATCATCCCGCTCACGATCATGGCGCGCGTCATCGGCGGCGACGTGCCCGACCTCCCCGCGCTGCCGCCCACGCCCTGAGCGCGCGCGGTCTCAACTTCCGTTCGTCGTAAGGAGCATCACGAGATGGAGCTGCGCTCGAACGCCCCGACGGGCCCGATCGACAAGCGCTGGGAGAACCACCGCTTCGACATGAAGCTGGTCAACCCCGCGAACAAGCGGAAGTTCGACATCATCATGGTCGGCACCGGGCTCGCCGGTGCGGCCGGCGCCGCGTCGCTCGCGGACCTCGGCTACAACGTCAAGGCGTTCTGCTACCAGGACTCGCCGCGCCGCGCGCACTCGATCGCCGCCCAGGGCGGCATCAACGCCGCGAAGAACTACCAGGGCGACGGCGACAGCATCCACCGCCTCTTCTACGACACGGTGAAGGGCGGCGACTTCCGCGCGCGCGAGAGCAACGTCCACCGCCTCGCCGAGGTCAGCGTCAACATCATCGACCAGTGCGCGGCGCTCGGCGTGCCCTTCGCGCGCGAGTACGGAGGCCTGCTCGCGAACCGCAGCTTCGGCGGCGCGCAGGTCTCGCGCACGTTCTACGCGCGCGGTCAGACCGGCCAGCAGCTGCTGCTCGGCGCGTACTCGTCGCTCGAGCGCACGATCGCGGGCGGCAAGGTCAAGATGTACACGCGCTGCGAGATGGTGGACCTGATCGTCGCCGACGGGCGCGCGGTCGGCATCGTCACGCGCGACCTCGTCACCGGAAAGCTCGAGGCGCACACCGCGGACGTCGTGATCCTCGCGACCGGCGGCTACGGCAACGTCTTCTACCTCTCGACGAACGCCAAGGGCTGCAACGCGACCGCGATCTGGCGCGCGCACAAGAAGGGCGCGCTCTTCGCGAACCCGTGCTTCACGCAGATCCACCCGACGTGCATCCCGCAGGCGGGCGAGTACCAGAGCAAGCTGACTCTGATGAGCGAGTCGCTGCGCAACGACGGCCGCGTGTGGGTGCCGAAGGACGCGGGCGACTGCACGAAGGACCCGCGCACGATCCCCGAGGAGAAGCGCGACTACTACCTCGAGCGCATCTACCCGTCGTTCGGCAACCTCGTCCCGCGCGACATCGCGTCGCGCGCCGCCAAGCGCGTGTGCGACGAGGGTCGCGGCGTCGGCCCCGAGGTCATGGGCGTGCGGCGCGGCGTCTACCTCGACTTCGGCGCGGCCATCAAGCGCGACGGCAAGGCCACCATCGCGGAGAAGTACGGCAACCTCTTCGAGATGTACGAGCGCATCACCGGCGAGGACCCGTACGAGACGCCGATGCGCATCTACCCGGCGACCCACTACACGATGGGTGGGCTCTGGGTCGACTACAACCTCATGAGCACGATCGACGGATGCTTCGTCGCGGGTGAGGCGAACTTCTCGGATCACGGCGCGAACCGCCTCGGCGCGAGCGCGCTGATGCAGGGCCTCGCGGACGGCTTCTTCGTGCTGCCGTACACGATCACCGACTACCTCGCGCGCAAGGGCAAGGCGAAGGCGGACGAGTCGCACCCGGCCGTGAAGGACGCGCTGCGCGAGGCGAAGGATCGCTTCCAGAAGCTCGTCGACGTCGGCCAGAAGGGCCGCCAGACCGTCGACCAGTTCCACCGCAAGCTCGGCGCGATCATCTGGGACAACTGCGGCATGGCCCGCAACGCGAAGGACCTGAAGCAGGCCCTCGCGGCGATCCCGGATCTGCGCGAGCAGTTCCACCGCGACGTGAAGATCACGGGCGGCGGCGAGGCGCTCAACCGCGAGCTCGAGAAGGCGGGGCGCGTCGCGGACTTCATGGAGCTCGGCGAGCTGATGTGCCTCGACGCGCTCGACCGCGAGGAGAGCGCGGGCTGCCATCTGCGCGAGGAGTTCCAGACGCCGGAAGGCGAAGCGCAGCGCAACGACGAGAAGTTCGCGTACGCCGCGGCCTGGCAGTGGCAGGGCAAGGGCGGCGCGGGGACGTCGTGGGAGCTCGTGAAGGAACCGCTGACGTTCGAGTACGTCAAGCTCACCCAGCGTTCGTACAAGTGAGGAGCTGAACCGTGGCCGAGACGATCGATCTCAAGCTTCACGTCTGGCGACAGAACGGCCCGAACGACGCGGGTCGCTTCGAGGACTACTCGGAGTACGCGAAGGGCATCAGCACGCACGCGTCGTTCCTCGAGATGATGGACGTCGTGAACGACCGCCTGATCCTGGCGGGCAAGGAGCCGTTCGCGTTCGATCACGACTGCCGCGAGGGCATCTGCGGCACGTGCGGCGTCGTGATCAACGGGCAGCCCCACGGGCCGCAGCGCGCGACGACGACCTGCCAGCTCCACATGCGCAAGTTCGAGAACGGCGCGACCATCTACGTCGAGCCGTTCCGCGCGAAGTCGTTCCCGGTGATCAGGGACCTGATGGTCGAGCGCGCGTCGCTCGATCGGATCATCCAGGCGGGCGGCTACATCACGGTGCGCGCGGGCAGCGCGGTCGACGCGAACGAGATGCCCATCCCGAAGCCCATCGCCGACGAGGCGATGGACGCGGCGGCGTGCATCGGCTGCGGCGCGTGCGTCGCGGCGTGCCCGAACGCGTCGGCGAGCCTCTTCACGGCGGCGAAGATCTCGCACCTCGGCCTGCTCCCGCAGGGCCAGGCGGAGCGCTCGCGCCGCGCGCTCGACATGGTCGCGCAGCACGACCGCGAGGGGTTCGGCGCGTGCTCGAACCACTACGAGTGCGAGGCCGCGTGCCCGAAGCAGATCAGCGTCGCGTTCATCGCGCGCATGAACCGCGATCACCTGAAGGCGCAGCTCACGTACAAGGAGCCGACCGCCAAAGACGGCGGCGCTGGGTGAGATGACTCGATCGACGTCGCACGCCTCGTTCCCGAGGGGCGTGGTGATCGCGCTCGCGTGCGCTCTCGCCGCGTGCGACGTCGAGGACGAGCTCCCGTGGCCCGGACCGCCGGGCGCGCTGCCGACCGATCTCGATCTCGACGAGGATCTCGCCGCGATCGACGTCGAGCCGCCGCGCGAGCGACGCGCGCCCGAAGCGCCGGCGACCACGCGCGCATCGATCGCGCCGGGCGGCACCGCGCAGCTCGCAGGGACCGCGGGCGGATCCGTCGCCGCGAGCACGCGACGCGGCGAGTGCGCGGGGCACGTCGCGGAGGAGCCCGATCACGTGATCGACGTGACCGCGGAGACGCACGTCGCGCTGCGGGTCACGAGCGAAGGCGACACCACGCTGCTCGTGCAGACCGCGGACGGCGCGTGGCTCTGCAACGACGACTTCGACGGCCTCGCGCCGGCGATCGCGCGCACGCTCGCGCCGGGCGCGCTGCGGGTGTGGGTCGGCACCTGGGACGCGGAGCACGCGGGCGCGCCCTACGAGCTCGCGGTGGGCACCGAGCTCGACCCCGCGATGCCGCGCGGCGAGCCGGTCATCGATCGGCTGAACGCGGTGTGTGAAGAGAACTGGTGCGCGAGCGGGACCG includes:
- a CDS encoding YXWGXW repeat-containing protein is translated as MRRLVPLLLVALSIAGAGCGGATVRARGSATIVASAPPPRPAVVVTPPAPPMQGAIWVEAHWEWQANTYVWVDGYWLEPQPDCAYIQPHWERRGAGWVYDPGGCRRRDGQVVVTPPPGHRGTVVVTPPPRAGGAVVVTPPPQSSGGTVVVTPPPRAGGTVTVTPPPQSSGGTVVVTPPPPRGGTVTVTPPPQSSGGTVTVTPPPRGGTVTVTPPPQSSGGTVVVTPPPRGGTVTVTPPPQSSGGTVTVTPPRETTPPPRGGTVVVTPPRETTPPPRGGVTVTTPPPRQDPPRATVTAPPPRQEAEVPVAPPPRATVTAPPPRQEAEVPVAPPPRATVTAPPPRQVEAPEAPRGGGRGATVTTPPPRTGGGATVVLPDPPQREAPPPRIEAPDPEVRPGGPDPRTRVRPRREPEQVQPPLPRDAVRAAPR
- a CDS encoding KamA family radical SAM protein → MSLPVLPSARPPADDDAGLDASDWRWQVRHAITDLAGLEAALELTPEEREGTRRALAGGFPMSITPYYLGLCDRRDPHCPIRLQCVPRIEEAREVPGDLRDPLGEEAHEVAPHLVRRYPDRVLLIATDRCSVYCRFCTRSRMVGQDGGVRALEKLEPAFAWIEAHPEIHDVIVSGGDPLVGTDARIAAILERLARIEHVMVVRMATRAPVTLPQRISSDLCRALRSHPSVWVMTHFNHPKELSPESRDACARLVDHGIPVMNQSVLLRGVNDDARTLETLFRGLVRARVRPYYLLQADPVRGTSHLRTPLQTGIDLMERLQGRVGGIALPKLIVDTPGGMGKVPVGPDWIVRRERGVTTLRTHRGVEVDYVDPPSPPKVCVPADRD
- a CDS encoding succinate dehydrogenase cytochrome b subunit; amino-acid sequence: MQKALTLTRTSIGKKALVAITGAILFGFVIAHLIGNLQVFLGPEHLNAYAELLHSMPKALWTARAILLLALVVHVGLTVQLSLANNAARPSRYKVASDVGAQGPLLRYARKTMILSGPIVFAFIAFHLAHLTIGADVVQGYRFDPHDVYLNVVYGFRSIWVTSFYVFANILLGFHLYQGGHSLLQSLGLRSPRFDQRIRGAAMAFAAFVTLGNVIIPLTIMARVIGGDVPDLPALPPTP
- a CDS encoding fumarate reductase/succinate dehydrogenase flavoprotein subunit — its product is MELRSNAPTGPIDKRWENHRFDMKLVNPANKRKFDIIMVGTGLAGAAGAASLADLGYNVKAFCYQDSPRRAHSIAAQGGINAAKNYQGDGDSIHRLFYDTVKGGDFRARESNVHRLAEVSVNIIDQCAALGVPFAREYGGLLANRSFGGAQVSRTFYARGQTGQQLLLGAYSSLERTIAGGKVKMYTRCEMVDLIVADGRAVGIVTRDLVTGKLEAHTADVVILATGGYGNVFYLSTNAKGCNATAIWRAHKKGALFANPCFTQIHPTCIPQAGEYQSKLTLMSESLRNDGRVWVPKDAGDCTKDPRTIPEEKRDYYLERIYPSFGNLVPRDIASRAAKRVCDEGRGVGPEVMGVRRGVYLDFGAAIKRDGKATIAEKYGNLFEMYERITGEDPYETPMRIYPATHYTMGGLWVDYNLMSTIDGCFVAGEANFSDHGANRLGASALMQGLADGFFVLPYTITDYLARKGKAKADESHPAVKDALREAKDRFQKLVDVGQKGRQTVDQFHRKLGAIIWDNCGMARNAKDLKQALAAIPDLREQFHRDVKITGGGEALNRELEKAGRVADFMELGELMCLDALDREESAGCHLREEFQTPEGEAQRNDEKFAYAAAWQWQGKGGAGTSWELVKEPLTFEYVKLTQRSYK
- a CDS encoding succinate dehydrogenase/fumarate reductase iron-sulfur subunit — its product is MAETIDLKLHVWRQNGPNDAGRFEDYSEYAKGISTHASFLEMMDVVNDRLILAGKEPFAFDHDCREGICGTCGVVINGQPHGPQRATTTCQLHMRKFENGATIYVEPFRAKSFPVIRDLMVERASLDRIIQAGGYITVRAGSAVDANEMPIPKPIADEAMDAAACIGCGACVAACPNASASLFTAAKISHLGLLPQGQAERSRRALDMVAQHDREGFGACSNHYECEAACPKQISVAFIARMNRDHLKAQLTYKEPTAKDGGAG